In Streptomyces sp. HUAS ZL42, the DNA window CCGTGCGCGGTGCATGGAAGACACGCTGCAGACGTACTCTCAGCTCGCTCTCGGCGGTCATGACGAACCTCTTTCGGGGGGCGGTTCCCTGGCTGGGGCTGAGCGTCACTCCTCCTCCGGAGGAGACGACTCGATGAGACGTTCTGCGATGTCGTCCGCCCATTCCTGCGCCCACCTGCGGAGCTCCGCGACGGCCCGGTCGTCGAGCCCGTAGGCGGTGAACTCCCTGTCGTCGATCCAGTCCGCGCCGGTGAGGCGCGCCTGGAGGTCGGTCAGGTCGAGCGTGTCGCGGGCGTGGCGCCGCCCCAGTTCCTCGAGTTCGGGGTGGCTCCAGTGCTCCGAGGCGGCGTGGACGTCGATGAGGTCGCGGGCCAGGCCGCGGTCGGCCAGGGCGCGGACCCTGGTGCCGACGAGGTCTTCGAAGGAGAGGGTCAGGCCGAGTTCCGTGAGCACCGGGGGGCGCCAGAGCACCTCCTTGAAGACGTAGACCTCGCACGCCTCACCGAGGGCCGGGTCGGCGACGATCAGCCGGGCGGAGAGCGGGTCCGTCTCCAGGCTCCGGACGACCCATCCGCGTTCCTCCAGCCCGGTCCGGACCGTGCCGGCGATGTCCGCCATCCCCGCCGGGTTCTCGGTGGCGACGTCCACGCCCTGGCTGACACGGTCCACGAGGCCGTGTGCCTGGGCCGCGTAACCGCCGGTGAGCGCGAGTGGGTAGTCCGTGCCCACGGCGAGGATGTCGGTCAGCAGGCGTCGGTGCAGCTCGGGCGGTTCCGGGGACAGGTCGGGGGGCGGTTCCGGCGGGGAGGACATGACCTGATCATGGCCTGCGTCACCAGTGGCTCGTGGGAGCGAAACGATCCGTCTTGGGCTGTGACAGCCACTGCGCGACGGCCTTCGCGATCGGCTGTCCGGTCTCCAGTTCGACGAAGCCGAACTGGCCGCCCTGGTTGCACTCCAGGAACCACCAGATGCCGTCCTCGTCCTCGGCGAAGTCGAAGGCGGCGTACGCCAGTCCGCCGAGGGCGACGTACTCGTGCACCGACTTGCCTATGCGTTCGGGTACCGGGACCGCTTCCCAGGCGTGCTCGGTGTCGCCGTAGCGACCGTCGACCTGCCCCGGCTCGGCCCTCTTCCGCGCGGCGAACATCCGGGCGCCGACGCAGGTCAGACGGATGTCGGCACGTTTGGGTACGTACTTCTGCAGCAGGGCGGGACCGGCCGCGACGGCGGAGAAGTCCGCGTCGGGCCCGATCAGCGTGGCGGGCAGGGCCAGCCCGGGATCGTCGGGCGGCGGCCCGGAGGCGGACTTCACCACCACCTCCCCGTGTTCCTCCGCGAACTGCTGTGCCAGCCGCGGTGCGGTGGTGAAGACGGTCGGCGGTACGGCGAAGCCGCTGAGGTGGGCGATCCTCAACTGCCATGGTTTCAGGCGGGCCTGCTCGGCGTTGCGCGGATGGTTCATCCATCGCGTGGAGGCGGAGTGGAGCATTCCGAACAGCGCCTGACGGGTCTCGGCGGTCAGCCAGGCCGACGGTTGCGCCGCGTGGGCGGCAGGTTCGCCGGGCCTGCGCACCCAGACGGAGCGCAGGCCTCCCATGCTGAGCACATGCCCGTTCACCGACAGGTGGCCGTCGAAGTCGCCGTGGGCGTACGAGGCGGAGAGCTTGGCCTTGCCCGGGAGGTCTGCAGGGTCGAGCCGCATCACGGGTGTCCCCGCCGTGTGCAGCTCGGTCACCACCATGTCGGCGGTCACGTCCTCCTCGGACGTGAGGATCAAAACGGTCATACGTTCACCGGTCGTTCAGTCGTCGAAGTGCGTCGCCGAACCGGCGGTGGACGTGGTCGTGCCGGCCGCCAGGAGGAGCTCCCGATCGCTGACGGCCGGGCGGCCGTCGGGAAGCACGTTCAGCTGCCGTGCCGCGTCGAACCGGTACGGCGGCACCACGGTCGTAAGCCCACTGCGGTAGGCGTAGTTGAGGGTGAAGGGTCGCACTTGAAACCTCCGCGGTCACACGTGACTGAGTACAGTCCCTTACGTGCTCCTTGCGTAAGGAATTCATCACTTTCCGCCACATCGGGGTGAAGGTCATCACATTGACCGCGCGCGGGGTTTGAACTCCGAAGACCCTGCTCGCCCTGCGGGAGGCCGCTGAACGGTTACGGGGCGGGCCCACCGCGGCGGTACGCGACCCGCGGCTCTTCGAGGAGTTCTGCCGGCGCCAGGTGGACGCGGTGATGCGTTTCGTGGCCCGCGAAGTGGTGCAGGGGGATCAAGCGCGACGCGTTCCGGTTGCAGGCCCATGGCGGTCTGTGTGGTCGTGACAGCGCGCGAAGCGTCCGGGTAAGGCGAGTTGGACACCCGATCGGGCGGAGCCACAGTCCCTGGTCTGCGGATTCCGGTGTCTTGAACCCCTGCACCACCCGGCGGGACGCCGTCGTGATGCGTTTCGTGGCCAGGCGCGTCGACCCGTCCGGCGGACCATGCCGCAGACGCGGGGCCTGCGCCCATCTGCGGCGTTGTCATCGGTCGCCGACACTCTCGGCTTCGCCGTCGGGCCGGCGCAGCGCCACCGACGGATACCGCGCCGGCTGACCGGCCCGGGAGCGATCAGCTATTCGATCTGCCTCGTGCATCCGGTGCTGCCGGCGGGGACCGACGGCATGATCGGCCGATGACCGGGCCGGACATGGGGACGGCAGCCGGCAGACCGCGCCACTGGGGCCTCCCGGCGCTCGGACGGACTTCACATCCCCGAGCTGCCGAGAGGCCCTGCCTCGATGACGGACCCTGACGCGGTCACCCGCCCAGGAACCCCATCGCTTCCTTACGTCCCCCGGTCAGGCCTTCTTGTCGACGACCTTCATGTTGTACGGGAAACCGGAGGAGCCGCAGTTGAGCGTTGCCGCCTTCTCCACGCCGCGGGTGCGGTAACCGGGAGTGCCCTTGTAGGGGCCCCGCGCGCCACCCGGTCCACCGCACCAGGCCTCGACGTTCCACGTGCCGTTGCCCGAGCTGCACCAGCCCACGGCCACATGCTCGTTCGTATGCGACACGTACGCACTGCAGCCGGACGGCCCGACAGCCGCATGCGCCGACGGCGCTACGCCGAACGTCACGCCCGCGGCCAGGAAACCTATCGCCGAAGCGGTAGTTCCGAACTTCTTGAGTGTGCTGGTCATGCACCCTCCCCGTCTTAACGATCTTCCAACCCGTGAGAACTTAGTCGGACACGTGTACGAGCGCGTCCTACCGAAGGATGAACAGAACAGGGCACCTGTTGGTGTATCGATCACTGGAACGTGTGCTCCGCGCATGTACTCGGCCAGAGCTGAGTACTTCCGCTCTGGTCGCTGATCCGGTGAGCCGCGACGCTTGGGACATGCGCCAAGGACTGATGAAACCCGTTCCCCAGCTGTTGCCGATCCTCGTGCTGGCTGGGATGTCACTAGCGGCATGGGCGGCCTGGCTGGGCTGGGACCAGCAGCGTGACGTGCACCCTGACGGTACGACGACCGGCCCGTACGAGGCTTGGCAGGTGATCGGCCTGGGGCTGACCCTGCTGATACCGGTGTACTGGGCGGCATCCCGACGCCACGTCGCAGGCGCTGTGCTCGGCAGCACGGCAGGCCTGACCATTGCCGCCTACTACGACTGGTCGGACGATGCCAGCGGCCTCTTCATGGTCGGCGTGGGGATGGTCATGATGGGAACCCTCGTCGTGACCGCCGGCGTCACCGCAGTGATCGCCGCTGCGAAACGAGACGGACGACGCGCCGGAGCTTGACGGCACGTACGATCCGGCCGCTCGACCAGCCCGGTCCGAGGTGACCCTCGGTCCACCTCACCTTTCCGGTCAGTAAAGTCGACTGCACCGTGCGAGGGGGGAAGGCAGTGGGCACCTACCAGCAGACCGTCGTGGACCTGGACGCCTCAGCTGAGGAGGCGGTTGCGTGGGGCCGGCGCGGCAGGAACTGGCTGGAGGCGGAAGGGTACGTCCGCCCGGTGCAGTGGCGGGACGGTGTGGTGCATCTGGCCGGGCCGCGCTGGCGAGAGGCCGTCGACCTGGTTCCCTGGGACTGGCGTGCCCGGATCAAGGAGTTGGAGGAGGAGCCCGGCGACGAGCTGCGGGTCGTTACGGGTCGTACGGTCTTCTGCGGCGGCCAGGGCGATTCCCCTTCCGCGATCTGCCCCCGCTGCCGGAACGCCACCTCCACCTGGTCCAGCGCGGCCATCGACACGTGGTACACCACGGGCGCCGCTGATCTCGACTGCCCGGCTTGCGCCCATCGCACGCCGCTTCCCGACTGGGAGTGGACCAGCGACTACTTCGCCTTCGCCCACGTAGGCTTCCGGTTCGACGACTGGCCACCCCTTCACCCGCACTTCACAGCCCTCTTCGGACGCGCGCTGGGCCACCGCATCCGAGTGGTCGCGGGGAAGATGTGAACTGTTCCAGGCGGAAGCGTACGGGACCAGCGGCGCAGGGAAGGGGCCATTCGGCCCTTATGCAGGACGGTCGGCTGAAGTAACGATCAACGTGAAGGCAAGATTCCTGATCCACCGTCCGAACGGGGGTGTGATCATGAACAGGACCAGCGGCGCGCTTACGCCTGCTCAAGACACCTCCTGGCGTTATTTCGGTCGGCACTACCTCGAGATGGTGGCGGCGATGCTGGTGGGCATGGCCGTTCTGGGACCGGTTTGGAGACTGACCTTCTCCCTTCTCGGACTCTCCGACCTGCGCAACTATTCCGAACTGGTCGCCATCGCGATGGCCACCAATATGACGATCGGAATGTCGGTGTGGATGCGTCATCGGGGTCACGGTTGGGCGAGTATCGGAGAGATGGCCGTTGCGATGTACCTGCCCTTCGTGGTCTTGTTCGGCCCGTACTGGGCGGGACTGATGTCCGGCGCAACGATGCTGTTCCTCGGGCACATCCTGATGCTCCCGTGCATGTTCGTCATCATGCTGCGCCGGCGTGACGAGTACGCCCAGAACCATCGGCGTCACGGCCGTCATCGGGCCCCTGACCAAGAGCCGTCCGAACGACTGGCAGCTTGAGTTCTGCCGCCATGGGACGGGCCGGGCCTGGAGGAAATCCTCCAGGCCCGGCCCGTCACGCTGGGCCCGGCAGAATTCGAACCCGCGACACCCGCCCGGTCAGCCCTTCTCCTCGATGCTCACCGGCCGGTCGTTCCTCAACTCGGTGAAGAGCTTCTTCGCCTTCGCCGCGTCCCACTTCACGGCGCTGCCCCTTGACGTGTCGACTCCGAGGGTGGCCACGGGAACGTTGAGCTGCCTGCCGTCTCCGGACGAAACGCTCCGCATCGCCCGGAACAGCGAGACGAGCGTGCGCAGGTCCGTGTCCTTGTCCACCACGAGGGTGTTCAGCGCCGCGTCGAGCAGGGGATACGTCCGGAACGGATTGAGCGCGGTGCCCGGTGCGGCGGCCTTGTGGGCGAGTGCGGCCAGGAACTTCTGCTGGTTCCTGCTGCGCCCCAGGTCGCCCTGGGCCTCCTGGTGACGCTGGCGGACGAACGCGAGCGCCTGGGCGCCGTCCAGGGTGTGACAGCCCTTCGTCAGGTCGAGACCCGACTTCTTGTCCCGGACGTTCCGGTCCACGCACATGTCCACGCCACCGACGGCGTTCACGACACCGACGAAGCCGCCGAAGCCGATCTCCGCGTAGTGGTCGATGCGGATGCCCGTGTTGAGCTCGACGGTCCGTACGAGCAGCCGGGCGCCGCCCAGGGAGTAGGCCGCGTTCAGCTTGTTCTTCTCCCGGCGGTGCCACTTGCCGGTGTCGGGGTCGAGGTACGACGGGAGGGTCACCCACGAGTCGCGCGGCAGGCTCACCATCGTGGTGCCGTGGGCGCCGGTGTGCAGGAGCATCATCGAGTCGGTTCGGCCGCCGCCGCCACCGCCGGCGTGCAGATCCTTCTTGGCCTCCTCGGACAGGCCGTCACGGCTGTCGGAGCCCACGATGAGGTACGTGGTCCCCTTCCCCTGCGGCGGACGGTCGCCGACGTCGCCGAGGTCGACCGCCCGGTCGAGTTCGAAGTCGGCCCAGGCGTAGGTGCCGCCGCCGGCGAGGAGCAGCGCGCACAGCAGCATCACCAGCAGACGGGCGATCCGGCGGCGCCGGGTGGGGCGCACCCAGGGCGGTCTGGTCCTGGCGGGCCGGTCGCCTCCCGCGTACCCCGGGGCGGGGCCATACGTGTCCGACGGCTGCTGCGGGGGCGTCTGAAGCGGAAAGGTCTCCCGTTCCCACTCGTCCCCCGTGATGACCTGCCCCGTGATCACGCGAGGGGTCCGCGCCCCTTTGTTGTGCCGGTGCCGCTCACTCATGGGCCGAACCACTCCCTGATCACCTCGACGACAGCTCCCGTGGGGCGGTCGGCTGTCTGAGCTGCTGGTCGGCGGCCGTACCGGAGCGCTGCATGCGGTGCCACTTCAGCCGGGTGCCGCCCAGGAAGGCGAACACGGACTGGATGACGACCAGATACATCAGCTGCCGGTAGACGAAGATCTGGAACGGCATCGACCACAGGGCCCGCAGCTTCTCCCCGTCGAGCCTCAACGCGTAGCCGGCGCAGATCAGTTGGATGACGAGGAAGGCAAGCCATATCCCGAGCGACTGCACGGGATCGCTGAAGAGCGCCCCGTACAGCGCGAACAGGTCGATGACCGGGGCGATCAGCGGCAGGCACACCTGAAAGAGCGTCAGGTATGTCAGTCCCCGGCGTGCGAAGCGTCCGGCAGTGCCCACTTCGAGGACGGCTCCGCGGTGCTTCCACATCGCCTGGAGCGTGCCGTAGCACCAGCGATAGCGCTGTCGCCACAACTGCCGCAGCGAGGTGGGCACTTCGGTCCAGGCGATGGCCGACTCCTCGTAGACCACCCGCCAGCCGGCCCGCCACAGGGCCATCGTGAGGTCGGTGTCCTCGGCGAGGGTGTCCTCGCTGACCCCACCGACGCCCATCAGCGCGTCCCGGCGGAAGGCGCCGATGGCGCCCGGAACCGTCGGCATGCACTCCAGCACCTCGAACATCCGCCGGTCGAGGTTGAAGCCGAAGACGTACTCCAGATGCTGCCATCTGCCAAGGAGCCCGCGCCGGTTGCCGACCTTGGTGTTGCCGCTGACGGCGCCGACGGCCGGGTGCGCGAGCGGCTGGATGAGCCGGTACAGGGCGTCGGGCTCGAAGACGGTGTCGGCGTCGACCATCACGACCACGTCGTACGAGGCCTGCGCCAGGCCCGTGTTGAGGGCGGCCGCCTTGCCCGAGTTGGGCTGCCGGATCACCCGCACCCGGGGGTCGTCGATCCACGTCGCGAGGTCCGCCGTCTGATCCGTCGACCCGTCGTCGATCACGATGACCTCGAGATACGGGTGCGTGGACGCGAGCAGCGAGTGGACCGTGGACTCGATGCCGGCCTCTTCGTTGTACGCCGGTACGAGCACCGTCACGGGGGCGTTGACCTCCCGCAGCCAGGGCGCGCCCGGGCGCAAGCGGGTCAGGCGCCGGACATGGGCGCGGGCGAAGACGGTCAGCATCACAAGCCGCAGCACGCCCAGGAGGCCCAGCGCGAGCAGCACCCAGGTCATGGCGTTCGTGAACGCGTGACCGGCGGTCGCGGTCCAGATCAACGCCTTGCCCTGCCACCGTTCGGCGGTGGACACGTGTGTGTCGGCCGGGGGCATGCGGAGCGCGTCCGTGACGGTGGTGAACCGGTCGGCGTGCCGGTTGCCGAGCAGGTCCTTCGTCTCCTGGTACGCCAGGTCCGTCTGGCTGAACTGGCGGACCATGCCGTACGCCGGATCGCGGTCGGGCCGGTCCGCGGCGACCAGCACATAGCCGTCCGCGGCGGCGCGCCGGGCCGCGGTCCACTCCGCGCCGCACAGCGTATCCACCTGGGTGGTCATCGGCATCCGTAGCAGGCTGGTGCGGATGCCCGCCGAACCGGCGAGGGTCTTCTGGGTGAGCGTCAGCTCCATCGCGGCGCGGACGCGCGACGAGGAACCGAGGTCGGCCCCGGTGTACGTGTTCGAGCCGATCTCGTGGCCCTCGTCGAGGATCCGCCGTACCAGTTGCGGATGGCGGGCCGCCTGCGCGCCGAACAGGAAGAAGGTCGCGTGCGCTTGATGCTCGCGCAGCAGGTCGAGCAGGCGCGGGGTCCAGACGGGATCGGGGCCGCCGTCGAAGGTGAGCGCGACGGTACGGGCGGGCATGGCCGAGGACTTGACGTCGTCGCCGCTGATGCGGCGCAGGACCGGACCGCTCTCGTCCACGGCCCTGGGTGCGGGCCTGGTGCAGGGGATCCGTGACTTGGCGGCGTCGACCTCATGGATGGTCCAGCCCTCGAAGAGCAGAGCGACGAAGACGAGGGGCAGGGTCAGGGCCAGCAGCCGCCAGTGACCGCGGGGCTCGCGGGAGCGGGCGTGCCGGCGTCGTACCGAGCGACTCACGCAGCCGTCCCCGGGGTGACGTTAATCACATTGGAATCGGGGTCTGTTCGTCCGGTGCCGGTGAGGGGCGTGGCCGCCGTGAGCCCGGTGCGGTGGGGCGAGAGGGTCGCGCCGACCGGAGCGGGCGCCGGAGCGCGCACATGGGCGGAGGGCGTCGATCCGGCAGTGCCGGCAGTGAAGTTGGTCGCCCGCCACGCGGTCCTCCCGCGCTGGTCGAAGGTGCCGGCGCCCGCCGAACGGCGATGTCTTTTCTGCTGGTTTGTCTTCCGGTCACGCTCTTGCATGGGCGGCGAGTTTAGCCACAGCCGGTGCCGCGGGTGTGTCCGAAACGAAACCGATGACCGCCGCGCCACGGGGGTGTGACGCCAAGCCCCGTCGGCGCGCTGGACTAGGTGGCTGCGGGGAATTGTGTGCTCCCCTCACCTCCTTCCCGGAGCGGATCTGCCGGCTTGGCGACAGCACATCACCGATGGTTTTCGGCCATCCGTCCGCGGTACGGTCCCTGGGAACGAAGGTCAGCAAAGGGAAAGACCAGCCGTGACGACGATCCAGCACAGCCGGGCGGGAAGACGGCAGGCCATGCGCCGGATCCGGCCCCGGCGTTCCCCCGCGGCACCCCTGCTGGTGCTGGCCTGGACGGGTGCGGCGGCCGTGCTGTGGCTGTGGTGGCACAACACCCCCGCCGTCGCCGCGACCACCGCCGACCGGCTGGTGAACGCGGGCCGGATCACCGGACTGCTCGCCGGCTATGTGATCGCTCTGGTGATCGCCCAGATGGCGCGCGTCCCGGCCCTCGAGCGCCGGGTCGGGTCCGACCGTGTGGTGCGCTGGCACGCGAGAAGCGGCCGATACGCGCTGACCCTGACCCTCGCCCACGTCGTGCTCATCCTGTACGGATACGCGCTGCAGGCGGACACCGGCGTCGTCGCGCAGACGGTCTCCGTCGTCACCGACTACCCGAGGATGATCGAGGCGGCCGTCGGCACGGTGCTGCTGCTCTTCGTCGGCCTCGTGTCCGCCGGTGCCGTACGGCGCCGTATGCGCTACGAGCTCTGGTACTACCTGCACCTGCTCACCTATGCCGCCGTCTACCTCGCCTTCTGGCACCAGCTCGCCACGGGCAGTGAGTTCGTCGGCGACGCCACCGCCCGCGCGGCCTGGTGCGCCCTGTACCTCACGGTCGGCGCCCTGCTGCTGTGGTACCGCGTGCTCACCCCGGTACGGCTCAACCTCCGGCACCGCATGCGGGTCGAGTCCGTCGCGCAGGAGGCCCCGGACGTGGTCTCCGTGCTCATCCGGGGCCGGCGACTGCACCGTCTGGGAGCCGAGGCGGGGCAGTTCTTCCGCTGGCGGTTCCTCACCAAGGGGCTGAGGTGGAGCGCCAACCCGTACTCGCTGTCCGCGCCGCCCCGCCCCGACCTGCTGCGCATCACCGTCAAGGCCGTCGGCGGGCACAGCGCGGCGCTGGCCGGGCTGCGGCCGGGCACGCGCGTGTGGGCGGAAGGCCCGTACGGGGCGATGACCGCCGCCCGCCGCAGCCGCGGCAAGGTCCTGCTGCTCGCGGGCGGAGCGGGCATCACGCCCCTGAGGGCGCTGTTCGAGACGCTCCCCGGCGCACCCGGAGACCTGACGCTGCTCTACCGGGCCCGTACCGCGGAGGAACTGGCGCTGCGGGACGAACTGGAGGCGATCGCGGACGCGCGCGGGGCGCAACTGCTGTACGCCGTGAACAGACCCGACGGCCGCCGTACGCCGATCACCGCGAAGATGCTGCGCAGGATCCTGCCGGACATCGCACGGCACGACGTGTATCTGTGCGGGCCACCGGGCCTGGCCGAGGAGTCGTACGCCGCACTCCGCGAGGCAGGTGTCCCGCACCGCCGCATCCACCACGAGTCCTTCGAGTTCTGAGGCGGAGCTGTGACATCCCGTACCGCTGATGCGCTGGTAATCCGGTGAGGAAGAAACATCCGTTCCGCCACGCGCTGCTGGCCACGGTGGGCACCGTCTCCGGCATCGTGCTGCTGCTCGCGCTCAAGCCGACCACGGACCCGGCGCTTCCACAGGCCGAGCCGGCGATCACGTCGAGCGCCGTCGCGTCCTCCTCCCCGCCGGCGACCTCGCACTCGGCGTCCGCGTCGCCCTCGCCGTCGAAGACGCCCAAGAGCAGGCGCACGCCGTCGCACACGGTGTCGGCCGCCCCCACGAGAACCACCGGCTCCCCTTCCGCGCCCAAGACCACCTCGGCCGCACCCACCACCCGTACCGTCACGGGGGCCACGATCCAGACGAAGTACGGGCCGGTCCAGGTACGGATCACCCTCACCGGCAGCAGGATCACCGGGTCGACGGCCGTCCAGTCTCCCGACGAGACGGCGCGGAGCCGGGACATCTCCTCCACGGCCATCCCCAGACTCAATCAGGAGACCCTGGTGGCGCAGAGCGCGGACATCGACACGGTGTCGGGCGCCACGTACACCAGTGCGGGCTACAAACAGTCCCTGCAGAGCGCCCTGGACCGGGCCGGCGTCTGAGTACACCGACCTGACGGCCATGATCGGTCCGGGGCTTTTCCCCGGTACCTCCGGCAGGATTCGAACAGATGTCCCCATCAGGCGGGTGTGCGGCAGTTTCGGTGTGACTCGAAGTGCACTTCCGTGCCGCCCGCCGACCTGCGTGTGCGCGCGAGGAGAGATACAAGTGAGAGAGGAGCCGACGCGACGGACACGACGTTTCGCCGCCCCGCGGTCTCTGCTGAGTCTCTCCGGGACCCGAGAGTCCGGGGCAGGATGGGCGATGAATGGACATGGAGAATGCCGGCCCCCTCGGAAACGGCCTCGATCAGTTTCCGGATCAGGTCACCTCGGCCACGGCAGTCG includes these proteins:
- a CDS encoding ferric reductase-like transmembrane domain-containing protein, translating into MRRIRPRRSPAAPLLVLAWTGAAAVLWLWWHNTPAVAATTADRLVNAGRITGLLAGYVIALVIAQMARVPALERRVGSDRVVRWHARSGRYALTLTLAHVVLILYGYALQADTGVVAQTVSVVTDYPRMIEAAVGTVLLLFVGLVSAGAVRRRMRYELWYYLHLLTYAAVYLAFWHQLATGSEFVGDATARAAWCALYLTVGALLLWYRVLTPVRLNLRHRMRVESVAQEAPDVVSVLIRGRRLHRLGAEAGQFFRWRFLTKGLRWSANPYSLSAPPRPDLLRITVKAVGGHSAALAGLRPGTRVWAEGPYGAMTAARRSRGKVLLLAGGAGITPLRALFETLPGAPGDLTLLYRARTAEELALRDELEAIADARGAQLLYAVNRPDGRRTPITAKMLRRILPDIARHDVYLCGPPGLAEESYAALREAGVPHRRIHHESFEF
- the tgmA gene encoding putative ATP-grasp-modified RiPP is translated as MRPFTLNYAYRSGLTTVVPPYRFDAARQLNVLPDGRPAVSDRELLLAAGTTTSTAGSATHFDD
- a CDS encoding FMN-binding protein, with translation MRKKHPFRHALLATVGTVSGIVLLLALKPTTDPALPQAEPAITSSAVASSSPPATSHSASASPSPSKTPKSRRTPSHTVSAAPTRTTGSPSAPKTTSAAPTTRTVTGATIQTKYGPVQVRITLTGSRITGSTAVQSPDETARSRDISSTAIPRLNQETLVAQSADIDTVSGATYTSAGYKQSLQSALDRAGV
- a CDS encoding LCP family protein, whose amino-acid sequence is MSERHRHNKGARTPRVITGQVITGDEWERETFPLQTPPQQPSDTYGPAPGYAGGDRPARTRPPWVRPTRRRRIARLLVMLLCALLLAGGGTYAWADFELDRAVDLGDVGDRPPQGKGTTYLIVGSDSRDGLSEEAKKDLHAGGGGGGRTDSMMLLHTGAHGTTMVSLPRDSWVTLPSYLDPDTGKWHRREKNKLNAAYSLGGARLLVRTVELNTGIRIDHYAEIGFGGFVGVVNAVGGVDMCVDRNVRDKKSGLDLTKGCHTLDGAQALAFVRQRHQEAQGDLGRSRNQQKFLAALAHKAAAPGTALNPFRTYPLLDAALNTLVVDKDTDLRTLVSLFRAMRSVSSGDGRQLNVPVATLGVDTSRGSAVKWDAAKAKKLFTELRNDRPVSIEEKG
- the tgmB gene encoding ATP-grasp ribosomal peptide maturase translates to MTVLILTSEEDVTADMVVTELHTAGTPVMRLDPADLPGKAKLSASYAHGDFDGHLSVNGHVLSMGGLRSVWVRRPGEPAAHAAQPSAWLTAETRQALFGMLHSASTRWMNHPRNAEQARLKPWQLRIAHLSGFAVPPTVFTTAPRLAQQFAEEHGEVVVKSASGPPPDDPGLALPATLIGPDADFSAVAAGPALLQKYVPKRADIRLTCVGARMFAARKRAEPGQVDGRYGDTEHAWEAVPVPERIGKSVHEYVALGGLAYAAFDFAEDEDGIWWFLECNQGGQFGFVELETGQPIAKAVAQWLSQPKTDRFAPTSHW
- a CDS encoding bifunctional polysaccharide deacetylase/glycosyltransferase family 2 protein, producing MSRSVRRRHARSREPRGHWRLLALTLPLVFVALLFEGWTIHEVDAAKSRIPCTRPAPRAVDESGPVLRRISGDDVKSSAMPARTVALTFDGGPDPVWTPRLLDLLREHQAHATFFLFGAQAARHPQLVRRILDEGHEIGSNTYTGADLGSSSRVRAAMELTLTQKTLAGSAGIRTSLLRMPMTTQVDTLCGAEWTAARRAAADGYVLVAADRPDRDPAYGMVRQFSQTDLAYQETKDLLGNRHADRFTTVTDALRMPPADTHVSTAERWQGKALIWTATAGHAFTNAMTWVLLALGLLGVLRLVMLTVFARAHVRRLTRLRPGAPWLREVNAPVTVLVPAYNEEAGIESTVHSLLASTHPYLEVIVIDDGSTDQTADLATWIDDPRVRVIRQPNSGKAAALNTGLAQASYDVVVMVDADTVFEPDALYRLIQPLAHPAVGAVSGNTKVGNRRGLLGRWQHLEYVFGFNLDRRMFEVLECMPTVPGAIGAFRRDALMGVGGVSEDTLAEDTDLTMALWRAGWRVVYEESAIAWTEVPTSLRQLWRQRYRWCYGTLQAMWKHRGAVLEVGTAGRFARRGLTYLTLFQVCLPLIAPVIDLFALYGALFSDPVQSLGIWLAFLVIQLICAGYALRLDGEKLRALWSMPFQIFVYRQLMYLVVIQSVFAFLGGTRLKWHRMQRSGTAADQQLRQPTAPRELSSR
- a CDS encoding nucleotidyl transferase AbiEii/AbiGii toxin family protein — its product is MSSPPEPPPDLSPEPPELHRRLLTDILAVGTDYPLALTGGYAAQAHGLVDRVSQGVDVATENPAGMADIAGTVRTGLEERGWVVRSLETDPLSARLIVADPALGEACEVYVFKEVLWRPPVLTELGLTLSFEDLVGTRVRALADRGLARDLIDVHAASEHWSHPELEELGRRHARDTLDLTDLQARLTGADWIDDREFTAYGLDDRAVAELRRWAQEWADDIAERLIESSPPEEE